The Sulfolobus acidocaldarius DSM 639 genome has a window encoding:
- a CDS encoding phosphatidate cytidylyltransferase yields the protein MIITYSDVVWGLILVAWVAFVTLYLSKLINKYTNTYVTRKAIHILGGGVVAVVSQFLFSSPLVPIIASYAIMIYLIVHRTRQKMLNWFQDEGDRGEVYFSFSFGTVLLIMWLIEPTFWSSPLKFVPFLPLYYMSFGDGITGIIRNYVYRRRFKGFWGSVGMFLFCVPLGYLIYGIPGMISGVIATIVETLPYIDDNISVPFISFIFLYIAVKFLYI from the coding sequence ATGATTATTACTTATAGTGACGTAGTATGGGGCTTAATTTTAGTGGCATGGGTAGCCTTTGTCACCTTATACTTGTCTAAGCTAATTAATAAGTACACGAACACTTACGTAACAAGGAAAGCTATACATATTTTAGGAGGCGGAGTTGTGGCAGTGGTTTCACAATTCTTGTTCTCTTCACCATTGGTTCCCATAATAGCCTCCTATGCAATCATGATCTACCTTATAGTCCATAGGACTAGGCAGAAGATGTTAAACTGGTTCCAGGATGAGGGAGATAGGGGTGAAGTATACTTCTCCTTTTCATTTGGTACAGTTCTTCTCATAATGTGGTTGATTGAGCCTACGTTCTGGAGTAGTCCACTTAAATTCGTTCCCTTCCTCCCACTTTACTACATGAGTTTTGGTGATGGTATAACTGGGATAATCAGGAACTACGTGTATAGGAGAAGATTTAAGGGGTTTTGGGGTAGCGTAGGTATGTTTTTATTCTGTGTTCCTCTAGGTTACTTGATCTACGGAATACCTGGTATGATCTCAGGAGTTATAGCTACTATAGTTGAGACTTTGCCCTACATAGACGACAATATATCTGTTCCATTCATATCATTCATTTTCCTTTACATTGCTGTAAAATTCCTCTATATTTAA
- a CDS encoding FAD-dependent oxidoreductase, which translates to MKVLVIGKGILGSSIYHLLKERGHEVSVVESGFRKFPPTLIHSLLLVGKDVELSILSKEFYVKHNIPLKSFTSYTLGKVSNEVVNKWLSLGLNVEEKYVEWLRDKAIIGYGTDSLVQIRKLIDSVPKISGNVSVEVNDNKLRVTLDNNDVTSRYDIFILTAGAWNTLSINGLRLPLKSYYCWSWLTLNRNSLLDKVFIYDYELGYYSRPFMGIGLPLSIVGDGDVIECSPFDKKIGDKKAVEKAESRVGKLFPIYRGEGYCEGTPDMRPIYGEITERLYFAGGLDGYGAEIGPGIANLLVKYILEGEKDSDYYWRRFNGVTDFKIGKEPHEL; encoded by the coding sequence GTGAAAGTCTTAGTAATTGGCAAAGGTATACTAGGAAGTTCTATATATCACCTACTTAAGGAGAGAGGTCATGAGGTATCTGTAGTAGAGAGCGGATTTAGGAAATTTCCGCCAACGCTTATTCACTCTTTGTTGTTGGTTGGAAAGGATGTTGAACTCTCTATACTATCCAAGGAGTTTTACGTAAAACACAATATTCCGCTCAAGTCCTTTACATCCTATACACTCGGAAAAGTGAGTAACGAGGTCGTCAATAAATGGTTAAGTTTAGGCTTAAATGTTGAAGAGAAGTACGTTGAGTGGTTGAGGGATAAAGCCATAATAGGCTATGGAACAGACTCTTTGGTTCAAATTAGAAAGCTGATAGACAGTGTTCCTAAGATCAGCGGAAATGTATCAGTTGAGGTAAATGATAATAAGTTGAGAGTTACACTGGACAATAATGACGTCACATCAAGATATGATATTTTCATACTGACAGCTGGTGCTTGGAATACTCTTTCAATAAATGGTTTGAGGCTTCCCCTTAAGAGTTACTATTGTTGGTCGTGGTTGACCCTAAACAGAAATTCACTATTGGACAAAGTTTTCATTTATGATTACGAGCTAGGATATTACTCAAGACCTTTCATGGGAATAGGGCTTCCATTAAGTATAGTGGGAGATGGTGACGTGATAGAGTGCTCCCCGTTTGACAAGAAAATTGGCGATAAGAAAGCAGTGGAAAAAGCGGAGAGTAGAGTAGGTAAGTTGTTTCCGATATATAGGGGAGAGGGTTACTGCGAAGGTACACCTGACATGAGACCTATATATGGTGAGATAACTGAGAGGTTATACTTTGCGGGTGGTTTAGATGGCTATGGGGCTGAAATAGGTCCTGGTATAGCAAACCTGCTGGTCAAATACATTCTAGAAGGAGAGAAAGACAGTGATTACTATTGGAGAAGATTTAATGGAGTAACTGATTTCAAAATAGGTAAGGAGCCTCATGAATTATAG
- a CDS encoding MogA/MoaB family molybdenum cofactor biosynthesis protein: MTAHEKHKEHAPKEVRFYVITISTSRYEKFIKRETIVDESGDAIKESIISEGYKVVGYTLIPDNKIKILRAFSEALDNPDVDVIISTGGTGYSTTDVTVETIRKIFDREIEGYGDVFRMVSYNDPKVRSASYLSKSTAGIIGDKVVFLLPGSPDAVKLAMKELILPEIGHLLYLVRGK, translated from the coding sequence TTGACAGCACATGAGAAACACAAGGAACACGCCCCTAAGGAAGTGAGGTTTTACGTGATTACGATAAGTACTTCACGATACGAGAAATTCATAAAGAGAGAGACTATTGTGGATGAGTCTGGAGATGCCATAAAGGAATCAATTATAAGTGAAGGCTATAAGGTAGTAGGGTATACATTGATACCCGACAACAAGATAAAAATACTTAGAGCTTTTTCTGAAGCACTTGATAATCCAGATGTGGACGTCATAATTTCAACTGGAGGCACAGGCTACTCTACAACAGATGTCACGGTTGAAACAATAAGAAAAATATTTGACAGGGAGATTGAAGGATATGGCGATGTATTTAGGATGGTAAGTTATAATGATCCTAAAGTTAGGTCAGCGTCTTACCTATCCAAATCGACTGCAGGGATTATAGGCGATAAAGTTGTTTTCCTCCTACCGGGGTCACCAGACGCTGTGAAATTAGCAATGAAGGAGCTTATTCTACCGGAGATCGGTCATTTACTCTACTTAGTGAGAGGGAAATGA
- a CDS encoding DUF1286 domain-containing protein encodes MRLYAHYVFTIGVLVFINSFLVTPLSPPNYYDSLFYGGLLSVFSNTLIDRLGHEIRGKYISRTPTTHTFPRSMLWSLLVSVLLSFLFFYVRHTIPYYLLIDGVIAGPSHMVLDIFTERGIYVKRNGRWKRFALAHFRYNNPAVNGLAVLLGLLMMLVPLYL; translated from the coding sequence ATGAGACTTTACGCCCACTACGTGTTTACTATAGGTGTGCTTGTGTTCATAAATTCGTTTCTTGTGACCCCATTATCCCCTCCTAATTATTATGACAGTTTGTTTTATGGCGGTTTACTTTCAGTCTTTTCAAATACTCTTATTGATAGGTTGGGGCATGAAATACGGGGTAAATACATCTCTAGGACTCCCACTACCCACACTTTTCCGAGGTCTATGCTTTGGAGCTTGCTTGTAAGTGTTTTACTCTCTTTCCTATTCTTTTACGTTAGGCATACTATCCCTTACTATCTGCTTATTGATGGTGTTATTGCTGGTCCTTCCCACATGGTCTTAGATATCTTCACAGAGAGGGGTATTTACGTGAAGAGGAATGGGAGGTGGAAGAGGTTTGCGTTAGCCCACTTTAGGTATAATAATCCAGCTGTTAATGGGTTGGCTGTGTTGCTTGGCTTACTTATGATGCTAGTTCCATTATATTTGTAA
- a CDS encoding PaREP1 family protein, with translation MSSSQIRSLILEWIREADELLEKGDIVQASEKYYKAAEEAIKLLVKTLNLKDIIEKVKVNRRWTSSLLFDAARRISPEMYVIWVDAWYLHIYGFHEMKLDYYEAKKLSKSVHEIIDILNKYLT, from the coding sequence TTGTCGAGCTCTCAGATAAGATCGCTAATTTTAGAGTGGATTAGGGAAGCTGATGAGTTGTTAGAGAAGGGAGACATTGTACAAGCCTCAGAGAAATATTACAAAGCAGCAGAAGAGGCAATAAAACTACTAGTGAAAACACTAAACCTAAAAGACATAATAGAAAAAGTGAAGGTTAATAGGAGGTGGACCTCTTCCTTATTATTTGATGCTGCAAGAAGGATCTCTCCAGAGATGTATGTAATATGGGTTGATGCGTGGTATCTACACATTTATGGATTTCATGAGATGAAACTCGACTATTACGAAGCGAAGAAATTATCCAAAAGCGTTCATGAAATAATAGATATATTAAACAAGTATCTAACATAA
- a CDS encoding PaREP1 family protein, producing MESINLLSASDVLIREADELLEKGDIVQASEKYYKAAEEAIKLLVKTLNLKDIIEKVKEEGYWSLGVLHDAVTEIAKRLSDEEIIDLWKSAIVILTVNLPKDVLVIEAEKVKRLVELSDKIANFRVD from the coding sequence ATGGAAAGTATAAATCTACTATCTGCCTCAGATGTTTTAATTAGGGAAGCTGATGAGTTGTTAGAGAAGGGAGACATTGTACAAGCCTCAGAGAAATATTACAAAGCAGCAGAAGAGGCAATAAAACTACTAGTGAAAACACTAAACCTAAAAGACATAATAGAAAAAGTGAAAGAGGAAGGGTATTGGAGTTTGGGAGTTTTACACGATGCTGTGACCGAGATAGCTAAAAGATTAAGCGATGAGGAAATCATTGATCTATGGAAGTCTGCGATAGTAATTCTAACTGTGAATCTACCCAAAGACGTTCTAGTTATAGAAGCTGAAAAAGTGAAAAGGCTTGTCGAGCTCTCAGATAAGATCGCTAATTTTAGAGTGGATTAG
- a CDS encoding bifunctional 2-dehydro-3-deoxy-phosphogluconate/2-dehydro-3-deoxy-6-phosphogalactonate aldolase codes for MEIISPIITPFDKQGKVNVDALKTHAKNLLEKGIDAIFVNGTTGLGPALSKDEKRQNLNALYDVTHKLIFQVGSLNLNDVMELVKFSNEMDILGVSSHSPYYFPRLPEKFLAKYYEEIARISSHSLYIYNYPAATGYDIPPSILKSLPVKGIKDTNQDLAHSLEYKLNLPGVKVYNGSNTLIYYSLLSLDGVVASFTNFIPEVIVKQRDLIKQGKLDDALRLQELINRLADILRKYGSISAIYVLVNEFQGYDVGYPRPPIFPLTDEEALSLKREIEPLKRKIQELVH; via the coding sequence ATGGAAATAATTTCACCTATCATTACACCTTTCGATAAACAAGGTAAAGTAAATGTAGATGCACTAAAAACACATGCAAAGAACCTACTTGAGAAGGGTATTGACGCAATTTTCGTTAATGGAACTACTGGTCTCGGTCCTGCCTTATCTAAGGACGAGAAGAGGCAGAATTTAAATGCCCTTTATGATGTTACTCACAAACTTATCTTTCAGGTGGGTAGTCTTAATCTTAATGACGTCATGGAGCTGGTAAAATTTTCAAATGAAATGGATATTTTGGGAGTCTCTTCACACTCCCCCTATTACTTCCCCAGACTACCAGAAAAGTTTCTGGCTAAATATTATGAGGAAATAGCAAGGATTTCCTCTCACTCTCTCTATATATACAACTACCCTGCAGCCACTGGTTACGACATACCACCATCAATACTGAAATCTCTTCCAGTAAAGGGCATTAAGGACACTAATCAAGATTTAGCTCATTCGTTAGAGTACAAGTTGAACTTACCTGGAGTAAAAGTATATAACGGTTCAAACACCTTGATATACTACTCTTTGTTGTCTTTAGATGGAGTGGTTGCATCCTTTACGAACTTCATACCTGAGGTAATTGTTAAGCAAAGGGATTTAATAAAGCAAGGTAAGTTAGACGACGCCTTGAGGCTTCAGGAGTTGATAAACAGGTTAGCGGACATACTGAGAAAATACGGTTCGATCTCAGCAATTTATGTGTTAGTTAATGAGTTCCAAGGTTATGATGTTGGATATCCCAGACCTCCAATATTTCCTCTTACAGATGAGGAGGCACTATCCTTAAAAAGAGAGATAGAGCCTTTAAAGAGAAAGATTCAAGAACTGGTACATTAA
- the kdgK gene encoding bifunctional 2-dehydro-3-deoxygluconokinase/2-dehydro-3-deoxygalactonokinase, whose translation MVKLIALGEILVQFNALAVGPLRHINYFEKHIAGSEANYCIAFIKQGNECGIIARVGDDEFGYNIIEWLRGQGVDVSGIKVDPESFTGIYFVQRSHPVPNRSSMLYFRKGSAGSRLSPEDVSENYIKSADIVHSSGITLAISDTARDAVFRAFSLAKIRSFDTNIRLRLWSAEKAKSEIMRLLNEFKPDFLITDPDDSKIIIGESDPEKALKILSNYSRIVVMKLGARGAMVYSDGSIYFSPGYQVQVEDVIGAGDALGGTFLSLYLKGFNVKKALDYSIVASTLNVMIRGDQENLPSTKEIEEFLAEMKK comes from the coding sequence ATGGTTAAGTTAATAGCTCTTGGGGAAATCCTTGTCCAGTTCAATGCTCTTGCAGTTGGTCCCTTAAGACATATAAACTACTTTGAAAAGCACATAGCGGGTAGTGAAGCCAATTACTGTATAGCATTTATTAAGCAAGGAAATGAGTGCGGGATTATTGCGAGAGTGGGAGATGACGAGTTTGGTTATAACATTATAGAGTGGTTAAGGGGGCAAGGAGTTGATGTTAGTGGAATAAAAGTGGATCCAGAGTCTTTCACAGGGATTTATTTTGTTCAGAGGAGTCACCCTGTTCCCAATAGGAGCTCAATGTTATACTTCAGAAAAGGAAGTGCAGGTAGTAGACTCTCCCCAGAGGATGTGAGCGAGAATTACATTAAGAGTGCTGACATTGTGCATTCCTCAGGAATAACCTTAGCCATATCAGATACGGCTAGAGATGCTGTTTTCAGGGCTTTTTCATTAGCTAAAATTAGGTCATTTGACACAAACATTAGGTTGAGGTTATGGAGTGCTGAGAAGGCTAAGAGTGAAATTATGAGGTTGCTGAATGAGTTTAAACCAGACTTTTTGATAACCGATCCTGATGATTCGAAGATCATCATAGGTGAGTCTGATCCCGAGAAGGCTCTAAAGATTTTATCAAATTATTCTAGGATAGTCGTAATGAAGTTAGGAGCCAGAGGCGCAATGGTATACTCTGATGGAAGTATTTACTTTTCTCCAGGTTACCAGGTTCAGGTTGAAGATGTCATTGGGGCAGGGGACGCTTTAGGAGGAACATTTCTATCACTATATCTAAAAGGGTTTAATGTAAAAAAAGCACTGGATTATTCAATTGTGGCCTCCACTCTTAATGTGATGATAAGAGGGGATCAAGAGAACCTCCCCTCGACAAAGGAAATAGAGGAGTTCCTAGCAGAGATGAAAAAGTAA
- the gapN gene encoding NADP-dependent glyceraldehyde-3-phosphate dehydrogenase: MVKLNELSKEFQDLYTIDSDGVPHFKTFLAGTWASSKDFENVKSPIDLEVYARVPRLNYEMIDSVIANIHYKGRWEIRDIPGEKRLKLYDRIANLLDKYREDFIQVLVVGNGKTVSSARGEVNASIERLLRADLDVRKLYGEYVPGDWSSESLESEAIIRREPLGIVLAITPFNYPLFDVVNKFVYSTVAGNAFVLKPAISTPIPAIMFAKLAEIAGFPKNALAVITLPGKEMDKVIQDKRLSVISITGSTETGEHIMKVGGIKQYIMELGGGDSVIVMRDADIASTAQKIVTGITSYSGQRCDSIKFIFAESEIYEKLKSALIEELKKIKVGDPRDPNVNMGPIIDSKTVDEFEFSLKDVVEKGGVILYGGKRLGPTYIEPTLVEADKSKVKDLYLYKKEVFLSIAVLVKVNDISEAISLSNERRYGLDAAIFGSDINEIRRAIRFLEVGAVYINDFPRHGIGYFPFGGRKDSGIGREGIGYTIEDVTTYKTIVYNYRGKGIWEYL; the protein is encoded by the coding sequence ATGGTAAAGTTAAATGAATTATCTAAAGAGTTTCAAGACCTCTACACAATTGACTCAGATGGCGTACCTCATTTTAAGACTTTTTTAGCAGGTACTTGGGCATCTTCAAAGGACTTTGAAAACGTGAAGAGCCCAATAGATCTAGAGGTGTACGCAAGAGTTCCTAGGCTCAACTACGAAATGATAGACTCTGTCATAGCAAATATACACTATAAAGGGAGATGGGAAATTAGGGACATTCCAGGGGAGAAAAGGCTAAAATTGTACGATAGAATTGCAAACCTCTTGGATAAGTACAGGGAAGATTTCATCCAAGTATTAGTAGTAGGAAACGGCAAAACGGTATCTTCTGCTAGGGGAGAGGTAAATGCGTCAATTGAGAGACTTTTAAGGGCTGACCTGGACGTGAGAAAGCTTTATGGCGAGTACGTTCCAGGCGACTGGAGTAGTGAGAGCTTAGAGTCTGAGGCTATAATAAGGAGGGAACCATTGGGAATTGTATTGGCTATAACCCCATTTAATTACCCACTTTTCGATGTGGTGAACAAGTTTGTGTACTCAACTGTAGCAGGGAACGCTTTCGTACTAAAACCGGCTATCTCAACTCCTATTCCTGCTATAATGTTTGCAAAGCTGGCTGAAATTGCAGGATTTCCAAAGAATGCTTTGGCAGTGATAACCCTGCCAGGGAAGGAAATGGACAAGGTGATCCAAGATAAGAGGTTAAGCGTCATCTCCATAACAGGAAGCACTGAGACTGGGGAGCACATTATGAAGGTTGGAGGCATAAAACAATACATAATGGAGCTAGGGGGTGGAGATTCCGTAATAGTTATGAGAGACGCAGACATAGCTTCTACAGCCCAAAAGATCGTAACAGGAATAACTAGTTATTCAGGACAAAGATGTGACTCCATAAAATTCATCTTCGCAGAGAGTGAAATATACGAAAAACTAAAATCGGCTCTAATAGAAGAATTAAAGAAAATTAAAGTTGGGGATCCTAGAGATCCAAATGTAAATATGGGTCCAATTATTGATTCGAAAACTGTGGATGAGTTCGAGTTCTCTTTGAAAGACGTGGTCGAGAAGGGAGGAGTAATCCTTTATGGGGGTAAAAGACTGGGTCCCACATATATAGAACCAACTCTTGTAGAGGCTGATAAAAGTAAGGTGAAAGACCTCTATCTATATAAGAAAGAAGTTTTCCTTTCTATAGCTGTCTTAGTAAAGGTAAATGATATCTCCGAGGCAATAAGTTTATCTAACGAGAGAAGGTACGGGTTAGACGCAGCAATATTTGGTAGTGACATAAACGAGATAAGGAGAGCAATAAGGTTCTTGGAAGTAGGTGCAGTGTATATTAATGATTTCCCTAGGCACGGTATAGGTTACTTCCCGTTCGGTGGACGCAAGGATTCCGGAATAGGAAGAGAGGGAATAGGTTACACGATTGAGGATGTAACTACGTATAAGACTATAGTGTATAATTATAGAGGGAAAGGCATATGGGAGTATTTATAG
- a CDS encoding Rieske (2Fe-2S) protein has product MSIEVKEIEGYPIMIYRKDGKTYTWLAGCPHKRRPILEKGVEIFDDKIKCPFHYAVFSLITGEMLKEPESKTSCGSNCRLIQVKITDKLEFSGEPFIPTLPSKKG; this is encoded by the coding sequence ATGAGTATTGAAGTTAAAGAAATAGAGGGTTACCCTATAATGATTTATAGAAAGGATGGTAAAACTTATACTTGGTTAGCTGGGTGCCCTCACAAGAGAAGACCTATTCTTGAAAAAGGCGTTGAAATATTTGATGATAAGATAAAGTGTCCATTCCATTATGCTGTTTTCAGCCTTATTACGGGAGAAATGCTTAAGGAACCAGAGTCAAAGACAAGTTGTGGAAGTAACTGCAGGTTAATTCAGGTCAAGATTACGGACAAGTTGGAGTTCTCTGGTGAGCCCTTTATTCCAACCTTGCCAAGTAAGAAGGGTTAA
- a CDS encoding mechanosensitive ion channel family protein produces MKLQKFIIILLSSIVAFGVINYILRVLQSSQLNNGIFTPDNILWIRLGLILALGFLLSWSLGEVVREIKIPNVAYQIATTVKILGYIITIVVAISTLGVSASTVLASGVFGGLVIGLALQPILGNFFAGILIILTRYITVGDQVRILSSQIPYGVASLPAYKYFSTERIDTGYKGTVVDIDLFFTRIITDDGNELRVPNLVVLNSSILDYTTRFSDQKVFGLRVEFPLSLGVEEIENAVNQVVKDYEVENGPYFNEQFDKEYVAVLVRIKVRNGEDWRKVKSEVLKRLLKVRQEMIIRQQKTQNNSSNNLVK; encoded by the coding sequence GTGAAGTTACAAAAGTTCATTATAATTCTTTTATCCTCTATTGTAGCCTTTGGAGTTATAAATTACATACTGAGAGTACTTCAATCTAGTCAGTTAAATAATGGAATTTTTACTCCTGATAATATTCTTTGGATAAGACTTGGCTTAATTCTGGCGTTAGGTTTCCTCTTGAGTTGGAGCCTAGGGGAAGTAGTTAGAGAGATAAAGATACCAAACGTTGCGTATCAAATAGCGACAACTGTGAAAATACTTGGCTACATAATTACTATAGTTGTAGCAATATCAACACTAGGGGTAAGTGCTTCTACAGTGTTGGCTAGTGGTGTATTTGGAGGATTAGTTATAGGTCTAGCCTTACAACCTATTCTAGGTAACTTCTTCGCTGGAATACTGATAATATTAACAAGATACATTACCGTAGGGGATCAAGTGAGAATTCTTAGCTCACAAATACCTTATGGTGTTGCGTCACTTCCTGCATATAAGTACTTTTCTACGGAGAGAATAGATACAGGTTATAAAGGAACAGTAGTTGACATAGACCTGTTCTTCACCCGAATTATAACAGATGACGGTAATGAGTTAAGAGTTCCAAATCTAGTTGTTTTAAACTCTTCTATTCTTGATTATACAACGAGATTTTCAGACCAAAAGGTATTTGGTTTGAGAGTCGAATTTCCGCTTAGCCTAGGGGTAGAAGAGATCGAAAATGCGGTAAATCAGGTTGTAAAAGACTATGAAGTGGAAAATGGTCCCTACTTTAATGAACAATTTGACAAAGAGTATGTGGCAGTCCTAGTAAGGATAAAAGTGAGAAATGGGGAGGATTGGAGGAAAGTAAAATCTGAGGTATTAAAAAGACTCTTAAAAGTGAGGCAGGAAATGATAATTAGACAACAGAAGACTCAGAATAATTCCTCAAACAATCTAGTTAAATGA
- a CDS encoding encapsulin, with protein MQARKEKLDKEEEVRALRGALMAELDAINYYLQQGKLFENEHLKKVHEDIAKEEIAHFGEFLRLLYEVSKEDFDYIVKGWKEASELIGSGNEIPIPHGQGNDDKDSEHKEDKNDSYQKEPSVEEIVYEALKQRKIRYAGTLRSYPDESISLFDFEETEREVTQKMDSQLYKIEYLSVEFKIRSDLPVNRTLNIIHRAGVKYSLMEDELLLSKHPLSIIERGRKEKASDWDIPGSIANDVIRGIQILETNGYTDPVTIISPELYTRLFRVYDKSGTYEIKLVKHATEIIVSPLIKGLAVVSKKGFYVMENTPAKVEFLGREGINSDYIIWGKIAPYLIDTNAAVVFLRQ; from the coding sequence GTGCAAGCGAGGAAAGAAAAGTTAGATAAAGAGGAAGAAGTAAGAGCGCTAAGAGGAGCTTTGATGGCAGAGTTGGACGCAATAAACTACTATCTTCAACAGGGTAAGCTTTTTGAGAACGAACATCTTAAGAAGGTTCATGAAGACATTGCGAAAGAGGAAATAGCTCATTTTGGAGAATTTCTAAGGCTACTGTATGAGGTTAGTAAAGAGGATTTTGATTACATAGTTAAGGGTTGGAAGGAAGCATCAGAGCTTATAGGAAGCGGAAATGAAATACCAATTCCGCATGGACAAGGGAATGATGATAAGGACAGTGAGCATAAAGAGGACAAAAATGATAGTTATCAGAAGGAACCCTCTGTGGAGGAGATAGTTTATGAGGCTTTAAAGCAAAGAAAAATAAGATACGCTGGGACTTTGAGGAGCTACCCTGATGAAAGCATCTCTCTGTTTGATTTTGAGGAGACTGAGAGGGAAGTCACACAGAAAATGGATTCGCAACTTTATAAGATAGAATATTTGAGTGTGGAATTCAAAATTAGAAGTGACTTACCTGTAAACAGGACTTTAAATATCATACATAGAGCAGGGGTAAAGTACTCCCTTATGGAAGATGAATTGTTACTCTCCAAGCATCCATTGTCCATTATAGAAAGGGGTAGGAAAGAAAAAGCATCAGATTGGGATATTCCAGGTAGTATTGCAAACGATGTAATAAGAGGAATACAGATCCTAGAGACAAACGGCTACACTGACCCTGTTACGATAATCTCCCCTGAGCTCTACACAAGGCTTTTCCGCGTTTATGATAAGAGTGGTACTTATGAAATAAAGTTAGTAAAACATGCTACTGAAATTATAGTATCTCCTTTGATTAAGGGCTTAGCTGTCGTGTCAAAGAAAGGGTTCTACGTCATGGAGAATACGCCAGCTAAGGTAGAGTTTCTAGGAAGAGAAGGGATTAATAGTGATTATATCATTTGGGGAAAGATTGCCCCCTACTTAATTGATACTAATGCTGCAGTTGTATTTCTTCGCCAATAA
- a CDS encoding lysine exporter LysO family protein, with translation MFTEVFISVYVIALILGRYIKLPKGVSDAIILTVIFTIAFWGGSQIAGIELVDSILLSLLLALVITVVTYALGLFTVSRLNVTFATKVNWKVQAKYLIPLVLGFVVGLLLRVNIPFGNIIDYELYILALVIGIDVGSAISLKTLMKMSKVAIFAVIIDVISAVLVALIISPVINLKEGLMIMLGSGWYSYTGPFVARYYGPVAGIIGFLVNFLREQLAFVLVPIFLKFRPTPVGAIAVGGATSMDVTLPLYVEVLGNEYMIGAMVSGVILTIAVPIILPLVSII, from the coding sequence GTGTTCACTGAAGTTTTTATTTCTGTATATGTTATCGCTTTGATACTAGGGAGATACATAAAATTACCTAAGGGGGTCTCAGACGCAATAATATTGACAGTGATATTTACTATAGCATTTTGGGGAGGATCTCAGATAGCTGGAATTGAGTTGGTCGATTCTATATTACTATCACTTCTTCTTGCGCTAGTGATAACTGTGGTCACTTACGCCCTAGGATTATTTACTGTCTCCAGACTAAATGTAACCTTCGCTACAAAAGTCAATTGGAAAGTCCAAGCAAAATACCTGATCCCATTAGTTTTAGGTTTCGTGGTTGGGCTATTACTAAGGGTTAACATTCCTTTTGGCAATATTATAGATTATGAATTGTACATTCTTGCATTAGTTATAGGAATTGATGTAGGGAGCGCTATTAGTCTGAAGACGTTAATGAAGATGAGTAAGGTAGCTATATTCGCTGTTATTATAGACGTAATTAGTGCAGTCCTTGTAGCCTTAATTATCTCCCCCGTAATTAATTTAAAGGAAGGCTTGATGATTATGTTAGGATCAGGGTGGTATTCATATACTGGTCCTTTCGTAGCAAGATATTATGGTCCAGTGGCTGGAATAATTGGGTTTTTGGTTAATTTCCTGAGAGAGCAATTAGCCTTCGTCTTAGTCCCCATTTTCCTGAAGTTTAGACCTACCCCTGTGGGAGCAATAGCAGTAGGTGGTGCAACCTCTATGGACGTTACTCTACCGTTATATGTGGAAGTTTTGGGAAATGAGTATATGATAGGAGCCATGGTAAGTGGAGTCATATTGACTATTGCAGTTCCAATAATTTTACCGTTGGTGAGTATAATTTGA